One window from the genome of Natrialba magadii ATCC 43099 encodes:
- the psmA gene encoding archaeal proteasome endopeptidase complex subunit alpha, with translation MQGQAQQQAYDRGITIFSPDGRLYQVEYAREAVKRGTASIGVRTDDGVVLAVDKRVPSPLLEDSSVEKIHKADDHIGIASAGHVADARQLIDFARRQSQVNQLRYGEPIGVETLTKEVTDHIQQYTQVGGARPFGVALIVGGVENGEPRLFETDPSGTPYEWKALAVGADRSELQTYLEENYDEEADLDGGIQLALDALASVNDGSLLPSEVGLATIDAESESFEQFEQDHIADHLEENDLLDDGEEEADE, from the coding sequence ATGCAGGGACAAGCCCAACAGCAGGCGTACGACCGAGGCATCACGATCTTCTCGCCCGACGGCCGACTCTACCAGGTGGAGTACGCCCGCGAGGCGGTCAAGCGTGGCACGGCGAGTATTGGCGTTCGAACCGACGACGGCGTTGTGCTGGCCGTCGACAAGCGCGTTCCCTCGCCGCTACTCGAGGACTCGAGTGTCGAGAAGATTCACAAGGCAGACGACCACATCGGCATCGCGAGCGCCGGCCACGTTGCCGACGCGCGCCAGCTGATCGACTTCGCGCGCCGCCAGTCGCAGGTCAACCAGCTGCGTTACGGCGAGCCAATCGGCGTCGAGACGCTGACGAAGGAGGTCACAGACCACATCCAGCAGTACACCCAGGTCGGCGGTGCCCGTCCGTTCGGCGTCGCGCTGATCGTCGGCGGTGTCGAGAACGGCGAACCGCGCCTGTTCGAGACTGACCCATCCGGCACGCCGTACGAGTGGAAGGCCCTCGCTGTCGGTGCCGACCGCAGCGAACTCCAGACCTACCTGGAGGAGAACTACGACGAGGAGGCTGATCTGGACGGCGGTATCCAGCTTGCCCTCGACGCACTCGCGTCGGTCAACGACGGCTCGCTGCTGCCAAGCGAGGTCGGACTCGCGACCATCGACGCCGAAAGCGAGAGTTTCGAGCAGTTCGAACAGGACCACATCGCGGACCACCTAGAAGAGAACGACCTCCTCGACGACGGCGAGGAGGAGGCAGACGAGTAA
- a CDS encoding ribosome assembly factor SBDS produces the protein MISLDEAVTARLESHGARFEVLVDPDAALAMKRDEFDGELEEVIAAEDVFENASRGDRPAEDDLETVFDTTDPLEIIPEVVKEGEIQITAEQRREMQEQKRKQLINTIARNAVNPQMDNAPHPPERIENALEEAGFTVDPMETVESQVDDALDDLRPVIPIRFEEVTIAVQIPAEYAGSAQAQVRQFGDLEREEWQPDGSWIGVVTFPAGMQNEFYDVVNEHSSGKAETELVKDKDDLQTR, from the coding sequence ATGATATCACTCGACGAGGCGGTGACAGCGCGGCTCGAATCACACGGGGCGCGCTTCGAAGTGTTGGTCGACCCCGACGCCGCGCTTGCCATGAAGCGCGACGAGTTTGACGGCGAACTGGAAGAAGTCATCGCCGCGGAGGACGTCTTCGAGAACGCCTCCCGTGGCGACCGCCCCGCCGAGGACGATCTCGAGACGGTCTTCGATACGACGGACCCACTCGAGATCATTCCCGAGGTCGTCAAAGAAGGGGAGATCCAGATCACGGCCGAACAGCGCCGCGAGATGCAAGAGCAGAAGCGCAAACAGCTGATCAACACCATCGCGCGCAACGCGGTCAACCCGCAGATGGACAACGCGCCCCACCCGCCAGAGCGAATCGAGAACGCACTCGAGGAGGCGGGCTTTACGGTCGACCCGATGGAGACGGTCGAGTCCCAGGTCGACGACGCGCTCGACGACCTTCGACCGGTGATCCCGATCCGATTCGAGGAAGTGACGATCGCGGTCCAGATTCCGGCGGAGTACGCGGGCAGTGCGCAGGCGCAGGTTCGCCAGTTCGGTGACTTAGAACGCGAGGAGTGGCAGCCCGACGGCTCGTGGATCGGCGTGGTCACGTTCCCAGCAGGGATGCAAAACGAGTTCTACGACGTCGTCAACGAGCACTCGAGTGGGAAGGCAGAGACGGAGTTGGTCAAGGACAAGGACGACCTGCAGACGCGGTGA
- a CDS encoding RNase P subunit p30 family protein, with amino-acid sequence MYEAVHAYPDGDSTVARLAKTAAEYGFEGVVVRNDSSTRAELEFDADEISAAYDVDVVTGVEIDADNVEQASGAVGNYRTDETIVTVSGGSPVMNRFAVENEKVDVLAHPMTDSGDVNHVLAKAAAENGVRFEFDLSGVLRTHGGRRVRIIQSLRKLEDIIGYYDAPYVVSATPRSHLELRAPRELAALGDQIGFSKSFIEDGLAEWGHLAERNRRIQSESFIEPGVKRGRYEEKH; translated from the coding sequence ATGTACGAGGCCGTCCACGCCTACCCCGACGGAGACAGCACGGTCGCCAGACTCGCGAAAACGGCGGCTGAGTACGGGTTCGAAGGCGTGGTCGTACGCAACGACTCGAGTACCCGCGCGGAACTGGAATTCGATGCCGACGAGATCAGCGCGGCGTACGACGTCGACGTCGTCACAGGTGTCGAGATCGACGCCGACAACGTCGAACAGGCAAGCGGTGCGGTCGGGAACTACCGAACTGATGAGACCATCGTCACGGTCTCGGGTGGCTCGCCGGTGATGAACCGCTTTGCCGTCGAGAACGAGAAGGTGGACGTGCTCGCTCATCCGATGACCGACAGCGGCGACGTGAATCACGTGCTCGCGAAGGCGGCCGCCGAGAACGGGGTCCGATTCGAGTTCGATCTCTCGGGTGTGCTCCGGACACATGGTGGCCGGCGAGTTCGAATCATCCAGTCGTTGCGGAAGTTAGAAGATATCATCGGCTACTACGACGCGCCCTACGTCGTGAGCGCGACGCCGCGCTCACACCTCGAACTGCGCGCACCCAGAGAACTGGCAGCGCTTGGCGACCAGATCGGCTTTTCGAAGTCATTTATCGAGGACGGACTCGCCGAGTGGGGCCACCTTGCCGAGCGCAATCGTCGGATTCAGTCCGAGTCCTTCATTGAGCCGGGGGTCAAACGGGGCAGGTATGAAGAAAAGCATTGA
- a CDS encoding class I SAM-dependent methyltransferase, which translates to MKKSIEEHAARFDEAASEYDDDSSEEYRACANLVIEHAAPDADEVVLDLGTGTGAIALALAPDAERVVGRDISEGMMEEAASKAADQGIENVEFDRGTFREPKYDDEVDVVTSNFAMHHLSDEEKREAISVIGDLGPQRFVLGDLMFFDEPNPDAPFYSPEVDDPATVGFLADALTDAGFSLTAVERVHEQVGVLVAERGHGRDETDAQ; encoded by the coding sequence ATGAAGAAAAGCATTGAGGAACACGCCGCCCGCTTCGACGAGGCTGCAAGCGAGTACGACGACGACAGCTCCGAAGAGTACCGTGCGTGTGCGAATCTGGTAATCGAGCACGCAGCGCCTGACGCGGACGAGGTCGTCCTCGACCTCGGCACCGGAACTGGCGCAATCGCGCTCGCGCTTGCCCCCGACGCAGAACGCGTCGTCGGCCGCGACATCAGCGAGGGCATGATGGAGGAAGCAGCGTCCAAAGCGGCCGACCAGGGAATCGAGAACGTCGAATTCGATCGCGGGACGTTCCGCGAGCCCAAGTACGACGACGAGGTCGATGTCGTCACCTCCAACTTCGCGATGCACCACCTCTCGGACGAGGAAAAGCGCGAGGCTATTTCGGTCATCGGCGACCTCGGCCCGCAACGGTTCGTCCTCGGAGACCTGATGTTCTTCGATGAACCCAACCCCGACGCACCGTTCTACTCGCCCGAGGTCGACGATCCCGCGACCGTTGGCTTCCTCGCCGACGCGCTCACCGACGCCGGCTTCTCGTTGACGGCCGTCGAGCGCGTCCACGAACAGGTGGGCGTGCTGGTAGCCGAACGTGGCCATGGTCGTGACGAAACCGACGCCCAGTAA
- a CDS encoding Rpp14/Pop5 family protein, whose product MKHLPKHLRPRWRYLAVELECWPDASIDRRAFQRECWYAGQNLLGDPGGARADLSVLQFEFDSTTGIGEALVKVRHGWSDEARAAITCIDAIGGEPVGVRVTGISGTIRAAEEKYLGRRGQDSEERHVVFGNEERVAVVRDGSVDVRLDAAFAGTTDLDYDDYDYDYDLA is encoded by the coding sequence ATGAAACACCTTCCCAAACACCTCCGCCCGCGCTGGCGCTATCTGGCAGTTGAACTCGAGTGCTGGCCCGATGCCTCGATCGACCGGCGGGCGTTTCAGCGCGAGTGCTGGTACGCCGGCCAGAATCTGCTCGGCGATCCGGGGGGTGCCCGCGCCGACCTCTCCGTGCTGCAGTTCGAGTTTGACTCGACGACAGGCATCGGTGAGGCGCTCGTCAAAGTCAGACACGGCTGGAGCGACGAGGCCCGGGCGGCGATCACCTGTATCGACGCCATCGGCGGTGAACCGGTCGGTGTGCGGGTCACTGGTATCAGTGGCACGATCCGTGCCGCTGAAGAAAAGTATTTAGGACGCCGCGGGCAAGATTCTGAAGAGAGACACGTCGTGTTCGGGAACGAGGAGCGAGTCGCCGTTGTGCGCGATGGATCTGTAGACGTGCGACTCGATGCGGCGTTCGCGGGGACGACAGACCTCGATTACGACGATTACGATTACGATTACGATTTAGCGTGA